One window from the genome of Magnolia sinica isolate HGM2019 chromosome 4, MsV1, whole genome shotgun sequence encodes:
- the LOC131242583 gene encoding putative UDP-glucuronate:xylan alpha-glucuronosyltransferase 3 isoform X1 gives MERKISLWVYDVLPCCNWNKMRGALNTLPSPVEARHRLPGSTDDANKRSQRSKDFKDNDKGFSTSFQDRSSSCKFLSLKLVLVIIICGTFLTVLHSPTYENDRLTNPLSQSRFVDVGWLWERALADSRYASHVDVNWAQISKIVNQLADNKNGQLEIGLLNFNGSEINHWQQVVPGTHCVILHLEYARNNITWEDLYPEWIDEEEESEVPICPSLPEPEAVKKPQLDLIAVKLPCRRWSVNWSRDVARLHLQLAAAKLAASAKGNHPAHVIFVTDCFPIPNLFMCKELVVREENTWMYKPNLRVLREKLRLPVGSCELAVPLKAKERSYLGTAHREAYATILHSAHVYVCGAIAAAQSIRLAGSTRDLVILVDETIGEYHRGGLEAAGWKIRTIQRIRNPKAERDAYNEWNYSKFRLWQLTDYDKIIFIDADLLILRNIDFLFGMPEITATGNNATLFNSGVMVIEPSNCTFQLLMDHINEIESYNGGDQGYLNEIFTWWHRIPRHMNFLKHFWIGDEEEKKEMKTRLFGADPPILYVLHYLGNKPWICFRDYDCNWNVDILQEFASDIAHARWWKVHDTMPENLQKFCLLRSKQKAALEWDRRQAEKGNYTDEHWRRNITDPRLKTCFEEFCFWESMLWHWGETNWTDNGTVPATPQLHFMLCAAIDLGMVPTNQGDEAMWVHA, from the exons TGATGACGCAAACAAAAGGTCTCAAAGAAGTAAAGATTTTAAAGATAATGACAAGGGTTTCAGCACTTCCTTCCAAGATAGGAGCTCAAGCTGCAAATTTCTTTCTTTGAAACTGGTCCTAGTTATTATTATATGCGGAACTTTCTTGACAGTGCTCCATTCACCCACATATGAAAATGATCGTCTCACAAATCCTCTTTCCCA GTCAAGATTCGTTGATGTGGGGTGGCTATGGGAGAGGGCCCTTGCTGATTCACGTTATGCATCGCATGTAGATGTTAATTGGGCTCAAATTTCAAAAATTGTCAACCAACTTGCTGACAATAAAAATGGACAGCTGGAAATCGGCTTATTAAATTTCAATGGTAGTGAGATCAACCACTGGCAGCAGGTTGTGCCAGGTACCCACTGTGTCATCCTTCACCTGGAGTATGCTAGGAATAATATTACTTGGGAGGATCTATACCCGGAATGGattgatgaggaagaagaatCTGAGGTGCCCATTTGCCCATCTCTACCTGAGCCTGAGGCAGTGAAAAAACCACAACTTGATCTTATAGCTGTCAAGCTTCCCTGTCGTCGGTGGTCAGTAAATTGGTCGAGAGACGTTGCTCGGTTACATCTGCAGCTTGCAGCTGCGAAGCTTGCTGCTTCTGCGAAGGGAAACCACCCAGCGCATGTGATCTTTGTTACTGATTGTTTCCCTATTCCGAACCTCTTCATGTGCAAGGAACTTGTTGTCCGTGAAGAAAATACATGGATGTACAAGCCCAACCTGAGAGTATTGAGGGAAAAGCTTCGGCTTCCAGTTGGATCGTGTGAGCTTGCAGTCCCACTCAAGGCCAAAG AGAGGTCCTACTTAGGAACTGCACATCGGGAGGCATACGCGACCATACTCCATTCAGCACACGTATATGTCTGCGGTGCAATCGCTGCAGCCCAGAGCATCCGCTTAGCAGGCTCTACAAGGGACCTTGTCATACTTGTTGACGAGACAATCGGTGAGTATCACAGAGGGGGCCTCGAAGCTGCTGGGTGGAAAATTCGGACGATCCAAAGGATCCGGAATCCAAAGGCAGAGCGGGATGCGTACAACGAATGGAACTACAGCAAGTTCCGGCTGTGGCAGCTGACTGACTACGACAAGATAATATTCATCGATGCAGACCTGCTCATCTTGAGGAATATTGACTTCCTATTTGGGATGCCAGAGATAACAGCCACTGGCAACAATGCTACGCTCTTCAACTCAGGTGTGATGGTAATTGAGCCCTCCAACTGTACTTTTCAGCTGCTGATGGATCACATTAACGAGATAGAATCTTATAACGGAGGCGATCAGGGATATTTGAACGAGATCTTCACATGGTGGCAtcgaattccaagacacatgaaCTTTTTGAAGCATTTCTGGATAGGTGACgaggaggagaagaaagagatgaaGACCCGTCTGTTTGGAGCAGATCCGCCCATCCTTTACGTCCTTCACTATCTGGGTAATAAGCCTTGGATATGTTTCCGGGACTACGACTGCAATTGGAACGTGGATATATTGCAGGAGTTTGCGAGTGATATTGCGCATGCAAGGTGGTGGAAAGTGCACGACACAATGCCAGAGAATCTGCAGAAGTTCTGCCTGCTGCGGTCAAAGCAGAAAGCGGCTTTGGAGTGGGACCGGAGGCAGGCTGAGAAGGGGAACTACACAGACGAGCATTGGAGGAGGAATATAACAGACCCGCGTCTGAAGACTTGCTTTGAGGAATTCTGCTTCTGGGAGAGCATGTTGTGGCATTGGGGAGAGACGAATTGGACAGACAACGGCACTGTTCCTGCAACTCCCCAG CTTCACTTCATGCTTTGTGCAGCTATAGATCTGGGAATGGTTCCTACAAATCAAGGGGACGAAGCGATGTGGGTACATGCCTAA
- the LOC131242583 gene encoding putative UDP-glucuronate:xylan alpha-glucuronosyltransferase 3 isoform X2 yields MERKISLWVYDVLPCCNWNKMRGALNTLPSPVEARHRLPGSTDDANKRSQRSKDFKDNDKGFSTSFQDRSSSCKFLSLKLVLVIIICGTFLTVLHSPTYENDRLTNPLSQSRFVDVGWLWERALADSRYASHVDVNWAQISKIVNQLADNKNGQLEIGLLNFNGSEINHWQQVVPGTHCVILHLEYARNNITWEDLYPEWIDEEEESEVPICPSLPEPEAVKKPQLDLIAVKLPCRRWSVNWSRDVARLHLQLAAAKLAASAKGNHPAHVIFVTDCFPIPNLFMCKELVVREENTWMYKPNLRVLREKLRLPVGSCELAVPLKAKERSYLGTAHREAYATILHSAHVYVCGAIAAAQSIRLAGSTRDLVILVDETIGEYHRGGLEAAGWKIRTIQRIRNPKAERDAYNEWNYSKFRLWQLTDYDKIIFIDADLLILRNIDFLFGMPEITATGNNATLFNSGVMVIEPSNCTFQLLMDHINEIESYNGGDQGYLNEIFTWWHRIPRHMNFLKHFWIGDEEEKKEMKTRLFGADPPILYVLHYLGNKPWICFRDYDCNWNVDILQEFASDIAHARWWKVHDTMPENLQKFCLLRSKQKAALEWDRRQAEKGNYTDEHWRRNITDPRLKTCFEEFCFWESMLWHWGETNWTDNGTVPATPQL; encoded by the exons TGATGACGCAAACAAAAGGTCTCAAAGAAGTAAAGATTTTAAAGATAATGACAAGGGTTTCAGCACTTCCTTCCAAGATAGGAGCTCAAGCTGCAAATTTCTTTCTTTGAAACTGGTCCTAGTTATTATTATATGCGGAACTTTCTTGACAGTGCTCCATTCACCCACATATGAAAATGATCGTCTCACAAATCCTCTTTCCCA GTCAAGATTCGTTGATGTGGGGTGGCTATGGGAGAGGGCCCTTGCTGATTCACGTTATGCATCGCATGTAGATGTTAATTGGGCTCAAATTTCAAAAATTGTCAACCAACTTGCTGACAATAAAAATGGACAGCTGGAAATCGGCTTATTAAATTTCAATGGTAGTGAGATCAACCACTGGCAGCAGGTTGTGCCAGGTACCCACTGTGTCATCCTTCACCTGGAGTATGCTAGGAATAATATTACTTGGGAGGATCTATACCCGGAATGGattgatgaggaagaagaatCTGAGGTGCCCATTTGCCCATCTCTACCTGAGCCTGAGGCAGTGAAAAAACCACAACTTGATCTTATAGCTGTCAAGCTTCCCTGTCGTCGGTGGTCAGTAAATTGGTCGAGAGACGTTGCTCGGTTACATCTGCAGCTTGCAGCTGCGAAGCTTGCTGCTTCTGCGAAGGGAAACCACCCAGCGCATGTGATCTTTGTTACTGATTGTTTCCCTATTCCGAACCTCTTCATGTGCAAGGAACTTGTTGTCCGTGAAGAAAATACATGGATGTACAAGCCCAACCTGAGAGTATTGAGGGAAAAGCTTCGGCTTCCAGTTGGATCGTGTGAGCTTGCAGTCCCACTCAAGGCCAAAG AGAGGTCCTACTTAGGAACTGCACATCGGGAGGCATACGCGACCATACTCCATTCAGCACACGTATATGTCTGCGGTGCAATCGCTGCAGCCCAGAGCATCCGCTTAGCAGGCTCTACAAGGGACCTTGTCATACTTGTTGACGAGACAATCGGTGAGTATCACAGAGGGGGCCTCGAAGCTGCTGGGTGGAAAATTCGGACGATCCAAAGGATCCGGAATCCAAAGGCAGAGCGGGATGCGTACAACGAATGGAACTACAGCAAGTTCCGGCTGTGGCAGCTGACTGACTACGACAAGATAATATTCATCGATGCAGACCTGCTCATCTTGAGGAATATTGACTTCCTATTTGGGATGCCAGAGATAACAGCCACTGGCAACAATGCTACGCTCTTCAACTCAGGTGTGATGGTAATTGAGCCCTCCAACTGTACTTTTCAGCTGCTGATGGATCACATTAACGAGATAGAATCTTATAACGGAGGCGATCAGGGATATTTGAACGAGATCTTCACATGGTGGCAtcgaattccaagacacatgaaCTTTTTGAAGCATTTCTGGATAGGTGACgaggaggagaagaaagagatgaaGACCCGTCTGTTTGGAGCAGATCCGCCCATCCTTTACGTCCTTCACTATCTGGGTAATAAGCCTTGGATATGTTTCCGGGACTACGACTGCAATTGGAACGTGGATATATTGCAGGAGTTTGCGAGTGATATTGCGCATGCAAGGTGGTGGAAAGTGCACGACACAATGCCAGAGAATCTGCAGAAGTTCTGCCTGCTGCGGTCAAAGCAGAAAGCGGCTTTGGAGTGGGACCGGAGGCAGGCTGAGAAGGGGAACTACACAGACGAGCATTGGAGGAGGAATATAACAGACCCGCGTCTGAAGACTTGCTTTGAGGAATTCTGCTTCTGGGAGAGCATGTTGTGGCATTGGGGAGAGACGAATTGGACAGACAACGGCACTGTTCCTGCAACTCCCCAG CTATAG